Sequence from the Pongo pygmaeus isolate AG05252 chromosome 23, NHGRI_mPonPyg2-v2.0_pri, whole genome shotgun sequence genome:
CCAGCCCCCTGGCCAACCCAGCTCCCTGTTGGGGCTGACCTTCCAGCCTTGGGCAGGCCCATCGGCCTGGCTCTCCTCCAGGACCTCCTGGCTCAGGGGCTCGCTGCCAGTTTTGTGCTGGCTCCAGGGCCTGGGCCCTGCCTTTTAAAGGGCTTTTCCCCATAGGCCAAAGCATCCTGGGCCCCAGTCCCTGCCGCATTCCCCCAGTGAAGCAGCTGCGCTTCTCCAAAACCATTTTCACCTCTTCGAAAAGGGGCCATCCCCTCAACTCTGTCCGCCTCACACTGAAGTTGGGGACTTGATCATCACCTCTTCCCAGATCATAGGAAGGATGAGGCTCATTTTGACCTTGACCCCTTTGCAGGGTGAGAACAAAGAGGGGTTGTGGGCAGCTGGGGGCCCCAGTACCAGCAACCTTGACCCCCACCTGGTACTGGGCAGCTGCTCTGACACCAGCAGCGCTTTCTGAAGAGGGCTTGCTGCCCAATATACCCATTTCACAGAAGGGCAAACTAAAGGTCAGAGTGGGGACCCAGACAGGGATGGGTCCCAACTTACCGTCTCAAACCAGAGACACCAGACCTCACCTGTTTCCTATGATacttgggtggggagggggcgcaCTTAAGGGGAGATGACGGATGCCCCAACCAATATTGAACGTAGGAGGAGATCGGGCTTTGGGGGTTAtttcacatacaaaaataaagcaaaccagATTGCAACTTCTGCTTGGTAATTAGGCAAATGGAAAGCAGCAAGGGTGGACAAGGGGCCCATGGAGgctgatctcccaagggaggccGATCCGTGCaagtgtgtggggggtgggggtactcgagaggggaggaaggaggcctCCGCTCACCCTCGGTCCCATCCACTCAGGCCCCCATGGGCACTGCCCACCTCAAGGCGGTGTGCCTGGTGCCTCTTCATGCACCAAGGCTGGCCCGGGCTGCTCCTCTTGGAGCTCAGGCCAGCAGAAGCAGACCACCTGTGGCAAGGGAAATGCATTCCCTCTCCCCAGCCACCCCCAGGGCCCAGCTTCTTGCCTCCTGAAGCCTGCATCCCCTTTCAGGCcagggaggctcagagaggtcgtGGGCTTTAGGGTGACCCGTGGGGAGGGAGGTCTCCCCCATAGGGTGGCGGTGGTAGGGACCAGATGGCCCAACAACTGGCAAAGGAACAGAAGGGGGCAAGAAACCAAACTGCCCACTCACCAGCCCCCTGGAGAAAATCACCCCACCCTCCCAAACCTCAGCTTGCCGGGACCTGCAGCTTGGGTTAGCTCCCCGGGGACCCGCTGTTGTCCTTCCCTATGAGCAAGCATGGGTGTGGAGATCTGGGTCCAGGCCCTCTCCACAGTGCCTGCGACGCCAGGGGACCTGCCAGCTGGGCCCAGGCCTCCGCCCCATCCTGACATTGCCACCTCACCTGTGCAATCACTGCGttactattttttcttaaatatctctttcccccccacccccccataGGAATcccacaatatttttttctatttcttttttttcctctttttttgtttttgtttttttgcaaaaCTAATTCTTTCACTTTCCTGTCATAAAATCACCTCTGAAAACACAACTTCTTTACAAAAAAGTCACGAATGACACGAACTCTCAGGAAAACACATTTCTATGGTCTCTGGAAACACCTGTAACTGGCACCCAGGTGGTCACTCACCTGGGGCAGGGGGTCAGGGGGAAATCACCTCCAAGGACAGAGGAGAAATACCAGCCCTTATTTGGGGGAAAAGCCAATTGGCACTTGGACGGCCACAAAGCCAACACACAGGGCAGGGTAGGGAGGGGCCGAGGAGTATCAGCCCCCACCCCGACCCTGCGAGGGTCCCCGTTCTACATCCCAGGGAGGGGAGGGCTAGGGCCACGCTGTGGGCCCTGGCAGGGAGATTGGGAAGGAAGGCAGCCTCTCATTCTTAGGACCAAAGGCGCTAGGGTTCTGATCGGCCTTCTGCCAACGTGCTTCTGAGGGAGGGGCCCATGGCAGCACAGCCAGGAAGCCAGCTCCAGCCACGCCTGGAACACGCCACCCACGCACAACGGAGACCTGGGAAGTGGCCCAGGGCTGGCCGGCGGGGCCCCGGTCCCAATCCTGGGACCAACACCCTCATTCTCCTGGAGAACACAGCCCTTCTGGTCTCACCTTTGCCTGCCTGCCCTCCCAGGGCCTGGCCTAAGGCTGGGGCTGTGGCCTCTGCCACTGGCACCAGTGCCTCAGCTCCCTGGCAGCAGAGGGAAACAGAAGCTGCCCAGGACACAAGAGGCTCCTTTGCTTCAGGCAGGCTGGGCTGTGAGAAAGCCTCCGTGGTCAAAAGCAAAAGAGGGGCTGGGACAAGCCAGGAGGCCCTCGGGAATGGATTCCTTGGCGTCCTCCCCAAACACCGGGAGGAAGGGAGAGCTTGGAACGGGGTCTCCCTCTCTATCTCGGTCCCCACCATGATGTGAAGTGAAGGTCCGACAGGTTGGGCTGACCGCCCCGAGGAgggcaggggggtggggggcacgGTGCCCCCAGCAAGCCTGGGCCAGGAGGGGAGGCCTGGTGACTTCCACAGCAAACCTCCAGGCCTACTGAGGCGAGAGGTGGTCCAGGCCTTCAATGCCCCTGTTCAAAGAACTGTAAAGGGTGCCACCCGGCAGCCTGGGGCCTAGCACCCAATGCGCGTATGAACCCACGGACAAACACAGCAAGTTGGGCAGACGCACAACTGGAAGTTTCCACGGCAGGTTCTCGTAGCACCTTTGGTCAAGAACTGAAGGGGCCTTTAGATGCGGGGAGGCTGTGGCCAGGCGCACCCTCTGCCAGTTCCTCCCACCATTGAGGGGGTTAGGAAAGAGACAGGGCTGGAGCAGGGCATAGGGGGTCTACTTAGGCCTCATCCAAAATCGAGCAGGGAAGACCCCGCCCTGGCCCAACTTCTGATGCCCTGGCTGACGTGGAGGGAGGAGCCGAGTCTGGCCTCATCCTTGGCCTCTGCCTGGGACTTTGCCAAACAGGCAGGAAGCCCTCCTCCTGCCTAGGCATCTGCAGGAAGGAAAGGGACTGTGTCCACCCTCGGCGGGGGTCTCCTAAGGGCCCCACAGCTGCCAGGTTAGCACCGAGAAATCAGACGCCGCACAGGAGAGCAGGAAGCAAGCTAGAGAGACGGGTGGGATGTGGAAGGGGCAGAGGAACCCTAGGTTCTAGGGCTTTCCAGAAACCACCCAGTGGGCCCTACCATGCATGGGCAGGGGGTGTGCCCTTCCCCTGCCCCATTCCAGGGTGGCCCCTACCCCCTGGCTTTCTGGGACCCCAACTACCCAGCCCCATCCCTGGGTCAACACCGAGCCATTTGAGACAAGCAAAGCACAGGGAGAGAGGGCTGGGGGCAAGGGTGCGGTGGGAGCAAGAGTATGACTTCGGGCAGGAGGGCCCCCCCAAGCCCCCCTCCTTGGCGGAGCCCCCTCACTTGCTCGCCCCAATGCCGCCACCGCCACCAGCGGCGCCTGCTACCCCAGCAGCCACCTTCTCGAAATCCTCAGGGTTGCAGAATTCCTTGATTGTGACCGTCAGGAGGTTGCTGGTGACATCGGTGACGACCACATTGGAGCAGGGTGACATCTCGGGGCGCCAGTCCCCAGCCTCGGGCTCGGAGGAGGCACTGGCGGGCTCAGGGGCCGTGGGAGGTGCCGGGCCGGCAGCAACTGCGACCTCCGGCGGTGCCCGCTTGCTGGTGGCTGCCGACTCGGGAGGGAGGGACAGGTCGAGCACCTCCGGCTCGCGCCAGCTGGGGGCGGATGAGCTCACGGTCTCGGGGAGGAGCTTGGGAGGCGTGTCGTCGGGGTCAGAGGACTGTGGTGTAGGCGAGGGGCAGCCGGAGGAGCCAGAGCTGCGGGCGTCGtagggggcggcgggggcggccaGAAGCAGCCCAGGGCCCGGGGCTGAGGCCTCAGCCTTGCCGGGGGACGGGGCAGCCAGGGGGGCTGGCGGAGGCTTGTACAGCGCAAAGGCGCCGAACTTCATGTGGCGGATCTGTGTACGCAGGACGCTCTCGCTGAACTTCTTGCTCTTGCCTATAACGCGGTTCCGCGAGGGGACTTTGGGGCGGGCCAGCGCCCCGGCCCCCTGCCCGGCGCCCCCGCCGCCAGCGCCCTTGTCGATCACCTTCAGGTTCAGGATGATGCGGTTCCGCTTGGGCTCCCGCGGCTTCACCTTGCGGTTGATGATGCGCACCGTCTCCGAGAAGGGCGAGATGGGCGGGCGCAGTCCGGGGCTGCCCCCCTGCGGGTCCGGGCGGGGCAGGGGACGGCGGGAC
This genomic interval carries:
- the CBX6 gene encoding chromobox protein homolog 6 isoform X1 gives rise to the protein MELSAVGERVFAAESIIKRRIRKGRIEYLVKWKGWAIKYSTWEPEENILDSRLIAAFEQKERERELYGPKKRGPKPKTFLLKARAQAEALRISDVHFSVKPSASASSPKLHSSAAVHRLKKDIRRCHRMSRRPLPRPDPQGGSPGLRPPISPFSETVRIINRKVKPREPKRNRIILNLKVIDKGAGGGGAGQGAGALARPKVPSRNRVIGKSKKFSESVLRTQIRHMKFGAFALYKPPPAPLAAPSPGKAEASAPGPGLLLAAPAAPYDARSSGSSGCPSPTPQSSDPDDTPPKLLPETVSSSAPSWREPEVLDLSLPPESAATSKRAPPEVAVAAGPAPPTAPEPASASSEPEAGDWRPEMSPCSNVVVTDVTSNLLTVTIKEFCNPEDFEKVAAGVAGAAGGGGGIGASK
- the CBX6 gene encoding chromobox protein homolog 6 isoform X2, whose amino-acid sequence is MELSAVGERVFAAESIIKRRIRKGRIEYLVKWKGWAIKYSTWEPEENILDSRLIAAFEQKERERELYGPKKRGPKPKTFLLKPSASASSPKLHSSAAVHRLKKDIRRCHRMSRRPLPRPDPQGGSPGLRPPISPFSETVRIINRKVKPREPKRNRIILNLKVIDKGAGGGGAGQGAGALARPKVPSRNRVIGKSKKFSESVLRTQIRHMKFGAFALYKPPPAPLAAPSPGKAEASAPGPGLLLAAPAAPYDARSSGSSGCPSPTPQSSDPDDTPPKLLPETVSSSAPSWREPEVLDLSLPPESAATSKRAPPEVAVAAGPAPPTAPEPASASSEPEAGDWRPEMSPCSNVVVTDVTSNLLTVTIKEFCNPEDFEKVAAGVAGAAGGGGGIGASK